One Delphinus delphis chromosome 3, mDelDel1.2, whole genome shotgun sequence genomic region harbors:
- the IL9 gene encoding interleukin-9, translating into MLLAVVLASALLLCSAASQTCLTLTGIKDVEYLINNLQEHASSKCNCSTNVTDCLCLPIPSDNCTSACLQEGLSQMTNTIVNTRFLLTFNRVKKTVEALQNNKCGSFSCEQPCNQTTTGNMLTFLKTVLESFQKERMRGRV; encoded by the exons ATGCTCCTGGCCGTGGTCCTTGCCTCTGCCCTGCTCCTCTGTTCTGCCGCCAGCCAGACGTGTTTGACCCTTACAGGGATCAAGGATGTTGAGTACCTCATCAACAACCTGCAG GAACATGCATCTTCAAAATGCAACTGCAGCACCAAT GTGACTGATTGTTTGTGTCTGCCCATTCCTTCT GACAACTGCACCTCAGCATGCTTACAGGAGGGTCTGTCGCAGATGACCAACACCATAGTGAATACACGTTTCCTGCTGACTTTCAATCGGGTGAAGAAAACAGTTGAAGCCCTCCAGAACAACAAGTGTGGA TCTTTTTCCTGTGAACAGCCATGCAACCAAACCACAACAGGCAATATGCTGACATTTCTGAAGACTGTCCTGGAAAGTTTCCAGAAAGAAAGGATGAGAGGCAGAGTGTGA